The following coding sequences are from one Methanococcoides orientis window:
- the rpl4p gene encoding 50S ribosomal protein L4: MTTANIIDLSGNAKGEIALPEVFNEIFRPDLIKKAVLSAQANRLQPYGPKKYSGMETSAHSWGSGRGVAQVPRISNGSRVARIPQAVGGRRAHPPKPETDRTEKINKKEKRLAIRSAIAATIDADLVKARGHRFDAEVPLVAENTIEGLLKTKDVISFLQAAGVYDDVIRAKEGKHIRAGKGKRRGRKYKTRKSVLIVTGEESPILKAANNLSGVDVATVDSLNAELLAPGTHAGRLTIWTESAITNMEGMFI, from the coding sequence ATGACCACAGCAAATATTATTGATTTATCAGGAAATGCTAAAGGCGAGATCGCATTGCCGGAAGTCTTTAATGAGATTTTCAGGCCGGATCTTATCAAGAAAGCAGTTCTTTCTGCACAGGCTAACAGACTCCAGCCATATGGTCCTAAGAAGTATTCAGGTATGGAAACATCAGCACACTCCTGGGGATCAGGCAGAGGTGTTGCACAGGTTCCAAGGATATCCAATGGAAGCCGTGTCGCAAGAATCCCACAGGCAGTGGGCGGAAGGCGTGCACATCCTCCAAAGCCGGAGACTGACCGTACAGAAAAGATCAACAAGAAAGAGAAGCGTCTGGCTATCAGATCCGCAATTGCAGCAACTATCGATGCTGACCTTGTAAAGGCACGCGGACACAGATTCGACGCAGAAGTTCCTCTTGTTGCAGAGAACACCATTGAAGGTCTTTTGAAGACAAAGGACGTAATCAGCTTCCTTCAGGCAGCTGGTGTCTATGATGATGTTATCCGCGCAAAGGAAGGTAAACACATAAGGGCCGGTAAAGGCAAGCGCAGGGGCCGTAAGTACAAGACAAGGAAGAGTGTTTTGATTGTGACTGGAGAGGAAAGTCCTATCCTTAAAGCAGCTAACAATCTTTCAGGTGTCGATGTTGCTACAGTAGACTCCCTGAATGCAGAACTTCTGGCACCAGGTACCCATGCAGGCAGACTTACTATATGGACTGAATCTGCAATAACCAACATGGAGGGTATGTTCATATGA
- a CDS encoding 50S ribosomal protein L2 yields the protein MAKRLISQNRGRGSPTYRAPSHKYKAALKHPRVDEESVLNGTVIDITHDPARSAPIVKVAFENGEEQLILAPEGIAVGEKIACGVSAEVKPGNILPLAEIPEGIPVCNIESKPNDGGQFARSSGVYATLVSREAAKVVVRMPSGVLKWFNPKCRATIGIVAGGGRVDRPFLKAGKKYHKMKARAAKYPRVSGVAMNVIDHPFGGGNRKHPGRPTTVSRNAPPGRKVGQIAARRTGKR from the coding sequence ATGGCTAAAAGACTTATATCACAAAACAGAGGTCGAGGAAGTCCAACATACAGGGCTCCATCACACAAGTACAAAGCCGCACTCAAACACCCACGTGTGGATGAAGAGAGCGTTCTCAATGGTACAGTTATTGATATTACACATGATCCTGCAAGGTCAGCTCCTATTGTCAAAGTAGCCTTTGAGAATGGTGAGGAACAGTTGATCCTTGCTCCAGAAGGAATTGCTGTTGGTGAGAAGATCGCCTGTGGTGTTTCCGCAGAGGTCAAACCAGGTAACATTCTTCCTCTTGCAGAGATCCCTGAGGGTATTCCTGTATGCAACATTGAGTCAAAACCAAACGATGGCGGTCAGTTCGCAAGATCCTCAGGTGTTTATGCAACACTTGTTTCCCGTGAAGCTGCCAAGGTCGTTGTAAGGATGCCATCCGGTGTCTTGAAATGGTTCAATCCTAAATGCAGGGCAACAATCGGTATCGTTGCTGGCGGCGGAAGGGTTGACAGGCCATTCCTCAAGGCAGGTAAGAAATACCACAAGATGAAAGCAAGGGCTGCAAAATACCCACGCGTATCAGGAGTTGCCATGAACGTTATCGATCACCCGTTCGGTGGAGGTAACAGAAAGCACCCAGGAAGGCCAACTACTGTGAGCAGGAATGCACCACCAGGACGTAAGGTTGGTCAGATCGCAGCACGTAGGACCGGAAAACGTTAA
- the rpl3p gene encoding 50S ribosomal protein L3: protein MAKGHRPRRGSLAFSPRKRAQSHIPRFRSWPESSAEPKLQGFAGYKVGMTHVIMIDDTKNSLTEGTEISVPVTVIETPAIRVAAIRAYGENTHGEKALAEAWTNVLDSDLDRRIKAPKNHDVNAALEKIGSLVENGKATDIRVITYTLPSTLTGVPKKVPDVMETGVSGSDVGAKFEFAKTILGTMVDVSDVFDNGGIIDVAAITTGHGTQGPVKRWGINLMKNKHSRQGSLRQVGTLGPWTPAHVSWRVPAMGQMGYHQRTEYNKRILKMSSDAEEINPAGGFTNYGVVRGNYILIKGSVPGPSKRLIRLREPTRSKVSSMGEPQIVHISTQSMQG, encoded by the coding sequence ATGGCAAAAGGACACAGACCAAGACGGGGTTCCCTTGCATTCAGTCCACGCAAGCGAGCACAAAGTCACATTCCAAGGTTTAGATCATGGCCAGAGTCAAGCGCCGAACCTAAACTGCAGGGTTTTGCAGGTTACAAGGTCGGTATGACTCACGTTATCATGATCGATGACACAAAGAACAGTCTTACAGAGGGTACCGAAATATCCGTTCCTGTAACTGTCATTGAGACCCCAGCAATTCGTGTTGCAGCAATTCGTGCATACGGCGAGAACACTCATGGTGAGAAAGCTCTTGCAGAAGCATGGACAAATGTTCTGGACAGCGATCTTGACCGCAGGATCAAAGCTCCAAAGAACCATGACGTCAACGCAGCACTCGAAAAGATCGGGTCACTTGTCGAAAACGGCAAGGCAACAGATATCAGGGTCATCACATACACATTACCTTCAACACTTACTGGTGTTCCAAAGAAGGTACCGGATGTAATGGAAACTGGTGTAAGTGGATCTGATGTGGGTGCAAAGTTCGAGTTCGCAAAAACCATTCTGGGAACCATGGTGGATGTTTCAGATGTGTTTGACAATGGCGGAATCATCGATGTTGCAGCTATCACAACCGGTCACGGCACACAGGGCCCTGTAAAGAGATGGGGAATCAACCTCATGAAGAACAAACACTCCCGTCAGGGAAGTTTGAGACAGGTCGGTACCCTCGGTCCATGGACTCCTGCACACGTTAGCTGGAGAGTTCCGGCAATGGGTCAGATGGGTTACCATCAGAGAACTGAGTACAACAAGAGGATCTTAAAGATGTCTTCAGACGCTGAAGAGATCAATCCTGCAGGCGGATTTACCAACTATGGTGTTGTTCGTGGCAACTATATCTTGATCAAAGGCAGTGTTCCAGGTCCATCAAAGAGACTGATCAGACTCAGGGAACCAACCAGATCAAAGGTATCCAGCATGGGAGAACCTCAGATCGTTCACATTAGTACACAGTCCATGCAGGGGTGA
- a CDS encoding 50S ribosomal protein L22, with the protein MARINYTTDLDPETSSKAMGSELHISPKKSRELCKAVKGMKTKAAKRYLEEVVSLKQAVPFGRHNDSLGHRKGPMAAGRYPVKVASEMLKLLKNAESNAEYKGLNADHMYIAHAAAKRGRVIHGMRPRARGRASPKNTETVNIEMIISEVR; encoded by the coding sequence ATGGCAAGAATCAACTATACAACAGATCTCGATCCAGAGACCAGTTCAAAGGCAATGGGTTCAGAGCTTCATATCTCACCTAAGAAATCACGTGAACTCTGCAAAGCAGTTAAAGGTATGAAAACAAAGGCAGCAAAACGCTATCTCGAAGAGGTCGTCTCTTTGAAGCAGGCAGTGCCTTTTGGCAGGCACAATGACAGCCTTGGTCACAGAAAGGGTCCAATGGCAGCAGGTCGTTATCCTGTAAAGGTTGCATCTGAAATGCTTAAGTTGCTCAAGAATGCAGAGAGCAATGCAGAATACAAGGGTCTGAATGCAGATCACATGTACATTGCACATGCAGCAGCAAAGCGTGGACGTGTGATTCATGGTATGAGACCAAGGGCTCGCGGAAGGGCAAGTCCGAAAAACACGGAAACTGTCAATATTGAGATGATCATAAGCGAGGTGCGCTAA
- a CDS encoding 30S ribosomal protein S19, whose protein sequence is MAKKSTSRLPKRKGEFIFRGLTVEQLQQLSFDEFAELLPAKERRSIRRGLSDNQKDILQQFKDGKESVRTHYRNMIIYPEMIGKTIEVYNGKTFVATEIMPEMIGHRFGEFAPTRNRVSHGSAGVGATRSSKFVPLK, encoded by the coding sequence ATGGCAAAGAAATCAACATCAAGATTACCAAAACGAAAGGGAGAGTTCATATTCCGTGGTCTTACGGTTGAGCAGCTCCAGCAATTGAGTTTTGATGAATTTGCAGAACTCCTGCCTGCTAAGGAACGCAGGTCTATACGCCGGGGTCTTTCTGATAATCAGAAGGATATTCTGCAACAGTTCAAGGACGGTAAGGAAAGCGTACGAACTCACTACAGGAACATGATCATCTATCCAGAAATGATCGGTAAGACCATCGAGGTCTACAATGGTAAGACGTTCGTAGCAACAGAGATAATGCCTGAAATGATCGGGCACAGATTCGGCGAGTTCGCTCCAACACGTAACAGGGTTTCACACGGAAGCGCTGGTGTCGGTGCAACACGTTCGAGTAAATTCGTACCATTGAAGTAA
- a CDS encoding 50S ribosomal protein L23 yields MSAIRYPFITEKAMMLMDDNKLQFVVDTRSNKKQVEADVVKMYGFSVKSVRTMTTMKGLKKALVTFEEPDAAHEIATRIGLV; encoded by the coding sequence ATGAGCGCTATTAGGTATCCATTCATTACTGAAAAAGCAATGATGCTTATGGATGATAATAAGCTTCAGTTCGTCGTCGACACACGCTCTAACAAGAAGCAGGTGGAGGCTGACGTGGTCAAGATGTATGGCTTTTCTGTAAAGTCAGTACGTACAATGACCACCATGAAAGGCTTAAAGAAGGCATTGGTCACATTCGAGGAACCGGATGCTGCACATGAGATCGCAACAAGGATCGGTTTGGTGTGA